GATGCAGCTCTACGGGTCCTTCGTTATCTAAAACAAAGTCCAGGGAATGGCATATTACTCCGGAGACCATCTTCCTTGTCCATTACTGCATATTGTGATTCTGATTGTGCAGCTTGCCCAATGACAAGAATGTCTCTTACAGGTTACTTCATCATGCTCGGCGGATGTCCTATTTCGTGGAAAACCAAGGAACAAAGCACTGTTGCTCGTTCTTCAGCAGAAGCTGAATATCGTTCCATGGCATCCACCACTGCGGAGCTGTTTTGGTTACTGTCTTTGCTGGCTTCAATTGGTGTGCCTATTGCATCGGCTATGACATTGTACTGTGACAACATGGCTGCACTGCATATAGCTGCAAATCCAGTTTTTCATGAGCGGACTAAATACATAGAGATCGACTGCCATTTCATCAGGGAATATGCTCAAGCGAAGTCCATTATTACATGCCATGTTCCTTCAAAGCTCCAGCTCACAGACATTTTCACGAAAGCCCTCGGTCGTGATCAATTTCAGTTTCTACTTGGCAAGTTAGGCATTACTAGCATCcatgctccaacttgagggggagtgaTGGAAGATTCAGATTACTTAGGAAAGATTTTGACGAGATTATGTGGATTTCATCTTTCCATGTTATCTTCATTCTAGATTAttaagttttcattttttacttCTTAGTGTTTCCTTCCTTGTAAATGATAGGTAGATTGTATTTATCTCACGGCTTGTACAAAACAAGGATTGAGTGAATAATACAGAAAGTTCATCTTTTGTCAATTGTTCTTGCTCCCACTGTCGACTTGTTGTCGATTTCACACTTCCCTTCGTATATTATGCCAATCGTTGCCAAAGAAGGTAGCGCTAGTGCGAGGTATAATTGCATGGGATTCTCCTTTGATCTAGTTAGTTTGACGTAGGCCCAATTCTTAACTAGATCCAACAGCAGACTTGAGGAACATGACTATTGTATCAAATGAGAGGCATCGCCTTTGACAAGGATTGGCCACAATCGTAACATACGTAATTATCTGTACAAACTTAGTGATACCCAACATCTTGACGGTTCCACGTCGAATGAATCTTAGATAAAAGAGACACGAATTATTAATAACATCATTGCATATAGGAAGATGGGGGTTTAATTGAATTTATGTACCAAAATGGAATGTATATTaacaggaaaataaaaaaactttaaCTGTATGcacaaattaatgaaaaagaacCACTCTGCGCTTTGAGTTGATTAATTCAGAGTCAATGCAGGGAAATCTCACTCTCAAAAtacgataaatatatttactgTGGAttagttcaagcggttcggcgTTTATCATCCTTAAATAAGATATCGAATTCGAGTCTTAtgaatagataaatatatttaccaaaaaaaagaagaagataaatataagaataaCGAAAACCCGAAAGCTAATCCTGCCCCGTCTTGTTCAATTATCACATCGATTTTTTTCCTTAGATACTGATCATTATAAAGTTAACTTATAGAAGACCGAGAGGGGAATTGTAGAAATTtctcacaaaaaaaaactcttgaATTACGACGCAGAAAGTAAACTAAAACAACCATGCGGATTACATTGGCAAAAGCATTTCATGCACGAGTTTATTTTACATTAACAATTGATCTCTCACATGATGTCATCGTTGATAATTGCCGATTGAAGGATACGTGTTATAATAGTAAGATTCATATTGGCTGCTGCAGCTGTTTGATCATTCCAGAGATCATGATGTCATTGATCGAACGCTCAGTAGGTCAGCATACCGGAACTTTTTTCTCAGGGATTGAGTCAGATTTGCTGAATCGATTCCTTCCCCGACCACCACGAGTTGGTCCCTGTCTGTCCCTTGTATCTTCATCGAAATCACCGTACCTGTCCATCCAAACGCGTATAGGGAGCTAGTTAGTGGCTCGTcatacaaataaattataagcTAATGCAACGATGATCAAACTAATGCCGGTGAAAATGTAATCCAAGTGCAGAAGTATCGGGCTTGAGTAAATTAAGAGTAATATTTCAGGTGGCTTAAGCAAATACTTTGCCATGTAATTTGAACATGTGAAACAATTTATTCGACGAGCACATACACAATGCTCCCTGGTCGTGTTCGTGACTTGTCCGAGATAGAATCTCCTATTTAGATTTAGACTACGGTCCGTGTGTCTTTGGGCTTATTATGGTACTCAGTCTCTcatggacttttttttttttttggatgaaactCATGGACTTTTTCTGTGTTTCACCTCTAGTACGTGGGAGAGGAGTGATCCCAAATGGAATGAATTCATGCAGCGATCTACACTTGCCTCGGTATCTCCATATCAAATTGTATAAAATCGCCGGGAAGGATTGATCACACGTTGTCGTTGCATGTGGGTGAAAGAAACAAAAGGAGAGACCGGGACTTACCATTGGCTGTGGCAGCTATCTGCATAGCTTTGGCCCTGCACTTATCACAGTGCAGTGGACACAGCTTTATGACGATCTCCTGCCGCGCCATTTCGAGCTATCGGATACACCTGATGAGTATTGCAATTATGTTTTTTAGCAGGTCATCAAAGAACGATGATTTTTGAACATATACTGATCATATATAAATGTGGCTTTTGGATGGGTTTGGCTCTAGACATACACAGTGCCCACACgatttcatatttataatttgtcgaaaacaaagaagaaactGAAAAAGGTTTAGATTTTTGTCCCAAACCGCGAGAATTCACATGcagaaattgaataatataaaataaacacAGCATGCATTGGTTCAAATTTGTTTGAACCCAATTTCtcctaaataaaatttcatattcgaGTATtctgaatgaaaaaaatactaaattaGAATAACGTTAATTTTTAATGAGTCGATCACGCTTGCATCTGAATTAATTGGGAGCTAATGGCATCCAAATATCAGGTGGGGGCATATGCTGAAGAGAAAATAGCTGAAGAGAAAATAGATGGCcggttaattttatttaatgcGATGAGAGCATTAAATAGATGGCAGATTGGTTGAGAGTTAATGTCTGTTCGGCtagaaattgaaattcaatgcactaAAGTCGTGGTCTTCGTCTtcgtcttctccttcttcttctcctgcCTCCTCCCTTCTTAAGCAAGCAAATAATTGCGAGAAGCATCGAAATTATGTGCGGTGGTTCGGTGCATGTAGGCGCAGAACAGAACGTCCCTCTCTGGGCCCCACTCACTGGGTGGGAGGCCCACATTTTCCCGGTGCATGGAAACACAAATACTTATTGGTCAAGCATGGAGCTAATGAGAAATGAAGGGCGTTTAGTTTgagagttaaaataattttaattttgattgtggaaaatgaaaaatgagattgtattataaatttgacttgggaaatgtgtgtttttgttgtatagtgggtagagttaaaatcaaaatcatgattctaaaatcattttatcaaatcaaaCGGGCCATTCTggctaaataaataatttcatgGGTAGGATTGTATTCGATAAGGGTcgatgtgtatatatatatatatatatatatatatgacacaCATATATTACTAACTAGTCACTACTCGAACTCATTCTTTGTAAATTTGTTATCGAATTTGTCTTTCGGTGTAATTATGAATTTAACTCCATCAAAACGAAATCCCGGACCTTGGACACCCTTCCAAGTTCCATACTCTTTCTATCTCCAAAATGAAGAAGTAGAGGGGCTATAAATCTTTCGTTACACTTGCACATCTATCCCCTTCATCATATTAGACaaatttatatacatgtattaaGATTTTCCAAGATTATTAAGAGTTTATCGGTTGCGATACAATACCAGAATTTGGCTTGAGACATGAAGTAATCCCGCCATTGTTGATGGCCATCGAATAACCCATGGAGTTCTTCATGCAGCCTCCCACACAATGGCGTGCAGGACTGGGAttgggatatatatatatatataacaactCAAGGCGCACCAATACGCGCACAAGCTCCTTTTACTGATATTTGGCTTTTGCTCACCAGCGAAGGCCGTCGACAGAAAACATCAAGAGTACTGTCATTGCCATGAACACCACAATCGCCTTCGACTAAATAGTTCCCATGGCTCCCCTCCTCATCTTCTCTTTGAAGACTGTATACTTGCAATtgctttaattaattagaggCGTGTGATGAGAATTTAAGAGGCTTAATTATATGAGAACTTTCCTTATAAAGATATGCTAATAAGAAATCGATAAGATTCATGCGCTAAAACATATAATTATGGTCCACCACATGCTTGCGTTGGTAGCACTAACATGATATCCCCATGTCGATTGCAATCTCATCGGTGCTTTCTCATGGAGATTACTCCATTTGTTAGGTGGTTGAGGCAACATTTATTGAATAATTTCCGTTTTCTCCTCCAACCATATgctcatatatatttacttatcATAGAAGAGAGAGTTAGACATAGAATTGCATGAATGGCATTTTTCACTGATACTCtcaatatatttgatttttaaaaaattaaatattcacaatatatatatattagcctGATCATTTTTTCTCACATTGCATTTGACCTATTTTCctccttttataaatttttgagCGAGCTCTTCTTACTTCCAGCTTATTTTGAACTTTGATACAAGTAAAAAGGATAACAAAAACCTAAAGCTTATTTAGCATGTCTCGTTGAACCatccaatcaatttttttttattgaaatttttatatatctatcaaGACACATTACTCTCAATATATAATGCAAAAAATcatattctaaattttttttcaaaattaatctATTTATCAGTTATCATTTATAAATGGGAAAAAGTCAATTTTGGTACTCGACCTTTCACTACTTTTTCGTTTTCATCCTTtaacatttttctttatttgttcTCGTCATAAATGTTACGCGATTCGTTGGTTTTTGCCCTCCAGTTACTTTTTCCATCCAATATCGCGGACGTGGATTTTTATCCAACCACAGGATGCCATGTGTATGACCGTCCACTTAATCCGACCCGAATCCTAAACTTAAGCCGACCCGACCCACTCAGCTGAAGACAAAAGGCAACGTTTTATCTTCCTCTTTCACTGAAAGACCTCGGTCAAGCCCATTTCACTGATCTCGCTCGATTcgctggagagtcgaagagcaATCGGATGACATATCGCATTAGGGTTCATATTGGAGCTTCGATTTCAGAGGTATGTAAATTAGGGCTTAATTTGTTGGATGTTTAGTATGAATCGAGCACAAGCAGCTCTCGATTGCAATGGATTTCCagctttttcatttttcttatccGATGAAAATTTGCAGCTTTTTCATTATTCTCCTCCGATTAATATTGCCAACAAGGATGAAGTTTCAATGGAAAACATTGATAACAGTATGGTTCTTGAAAACAATTTTGtttcccccccttttttttgaCAGAT
Above is a window of Punica granatum isolate Tunisia-2019 chromosome 7, ASM765513v2, whole genome shotgun sequence DNA encoding:
- the LOC116215321 gene encoding heavy metal-associated isoprenylated plant protein 47-like produces the protein MARQEIVIKLCPLHCDKCRAKAMQIAATANGTVISMKIQGTDRDQLVVVGEGIDSANLTQSLRKKFRYADLLSVRSMTS